One Verrucomicrobiia bacterium genomic region harbors:
- a CDS encoding response regulator transcription factor has translation MKTGATGRKRILIVDDHPMMREGLAQLIEHEPDLLTGGQAENATQALSALSKQLPDLILVDISLPDRSGLELIKDIHTIHPNLPILVVSMHDEALYAERVLCAGGRGYIMKQEGGKKLMDAIRQVLAGKIYVSDKMSAQILEAFSGHRAPATRSPIEQLSDREFEVFELIARGQGTRQIAEHLHLSIKTVEVHRANIKKKLQLHTGTDLVRYAIRWAEARNP, from the coding sequence ATGAAAACGGGCGCAACAGGCCGGAAACGCATCCTCATTGTCGATGACCACCCTATGATGCGCGAGGGCCTGGCCCAGTTGATCGAACACGAACCGGACTTGCTGACCGGCGGCCAGGCCGAAAATGCCACCCAAGCCCTCAGCGCCCTCTCCAAGCAACTCCCCGACCTGATTCTGGTCGATATCTCCCTGCCCGATCGCAGCGGGCTGGAACTCATCAAGGACATCCATACCATCCACCCGAACCTCCCCATCTTGGTCGTCTCGATGCATGACGAAGCCCTCTATGCCGAACGCGTCCTGTGCGCCGGCGGACGTGGTTATATTATGAAACAGGAAGGGGGCAAAAAGCTGATGGACGCCATCCGCCAGGTCTTGGCCGGCAAAATCTATGTCAGCGATAAAATGTCGGCCCAAATCCTCGAGGCATTCTCCGGCCATCGCGCCCCAGCGACCCGCTCACCCATCGAGCAACTCTCCGACCGTGAATTCGAGGTCTTCGAACTCATTGCCCGCGGCCAGGGCACACGCCAGATAGCCGAGCACCTTCACCTGAGCATCAAAACCGTCGAGGTCCATCGCGCCAATATCAAAAAAAAGCTCCAACTCCATACAGGTACCGACCTCGTCCGTTATGCTATCCGCTGGGCAGAAGCCCGGAATCCGTAG
- a CDS encoding response regulator produces MERHGLKWHEEAETIYQTRFDAPTGSMNARTGKQQGQATVFIVDDDRGLVRLIQKALQREGFSTAAALSGKEARDWLARDQVELMLLDLKLQDIDGKQLVQQLTADNRCPPFIIITGQGDERVAVEMMKRGARDYLVKDVDFLQFVPEVVKRALDQLTNERRLAEAEEQVRVVRSVVEQGFSAVLITNAEAPDPKVVYINPAFAQATGYAPEKVIGRPLSALSGLSQVSARLRAGLPQGVPALEELSTYLTPQGERWGEWRIGPVRDQSGKPTHWLIIFRDVTERKRLEREVLEISDQERRRIGQDLHDGICQHLAGIELMSQVLEQKLAPKSKADAARAGEIARHVREAIGQTRSLARGLSPVTIETEGLASALEELASSAQKMFGVSCRVEAPHRSPPCAPAAATHLYRIAQEAVSNAIRHGKATHIVIRMESDPERLLLTVIDNGNGFSQTLPKQNGMGLRIMQHRAGLIGGRLSIEPNVQGGMRVTCSLPLRPPIQKES; encoded by the coding sequence GTGGAGCGACACGGACTCAAGTGGCATGAGGAGGCTGAAACCATTTACCAAACACGCTTTGATGCGCCGACCGGCTCCATGAATGCCCGGACCGGCAAGCAGCAAGGCCAGGCGACCGTGTTCATCGTCGATGATGACCGCGGGTTGGTGCGCCTTATCCAAAAGGCCCTCCAGCGCGAAGGGTTCTCCACCGCTGCCGCCCTCTCGGGCAAAGAGGCCCGGGACTGGCTGGCGCGCGATCAGGTCGAGTTGATGTTGCTGGACCTGAAGCTTCAGGATATTGACGGCAAACAACTCGTTCAGCAACTCACCGCCGATAACCGCTGTCCGCCTTTCATCATCATTACCGGTCAGGGCGACGAGCGCGTCGCGGTTGAGATGATGAAACGCGGCGCCCGGGATTATCTGGTTAAGGATGTCGATTTCCTCCAGTTCGTCCCGGAAGTAGTCAAACGGGCCCTGGACCAGCTCACCAACGAGCGCCGGCTTGCCGAAGCCGAGGAGCAGGTGCGCGTGGTGCGCAGCGTGGTCGAGCAGGGCTTCAGCGCCGTCTTAATCACCAACGCCGAAGCGCCCGACCCCAAGGTGGTCTATATCAATCCAGCCTTTGCTCAGGCCACAGGCTACGCCCCGGAGAAAGTCATTGGCCGCCCCTTGAGCGCCTTAAGCGGCCTCTCACAGGTCTCCGCAAGATTGCGCGCCGGCTTGCCCCAGGGTGTTCCCGCCCTCGAAGAGCTTTCCACCTACCTCACCCCTCAGGGCGAGCGCTGGGGCGAGTGGCGCATCGGGCCCGTGCGCGACCAGTCCGGAAAGCCAACTCACTGGCTCATCATTTTCCGCGATGTTACCGAGCGCAAAAGGCTCGAACGCGAAGTCCTGGAAATCAGCGACCAGGAGCGCCGCCGCATCGGCCAGGACCTCCACGACGGCATTTGTCAGCACCTGGCCGGCATCGAGCTGATGAGCCAGGTTCTCGAACAAAAGTTGGCCCCCAAATCCAAGGCCGACGCCGCGCGCGCGGGTGAAATTGCCCGGCACGTCCGCGAAGCCATCGGCCAAACCCGTTCCCTGGCGCGCGGCTTGTCCCCAGTCACCATTGAGACCGAAGGGTTGGCCTCGGCCCTCGAGGAACTGGCCTCCAGCGCGCAGAAGATGTTTGGGGTTTCATGCCGTGTTGAAGCCCCGCACCGCAGTCCGCCCTGTGCCCCTGCCGCCGCCACTCACCTTTATCGTATCGCCCAGGAGGCCGTCTCCAATGCCATCCGCCATGGCAAAGCCACTCATATTGTCATCCGTATGGAATCCGACCCCGAGCGCCTCCTGCTGACTGTCATCGACAATGGCAACGGCTTTTCCCAAACTCTCCCCAAGCAAAACGGAATGGGTTTGCGCATTATGCAACATCGCGCCGGGCTGATTGGAGGGCGGCTCTCCATCGAGCCGAATGTCCAGGGCGGCATGCGCGTGACCTGCTCGCTCCCTCTGCGCCCTCCGATTCAAAAGGAATCCTGA
- a CDS encoding response regulator, which yields MSEAREVVILIAEDDAGHARLIEKNLTRGGLHNKIERFANGQAVLDFLFRRGAGSHRAHDTPYLLLLDIRMPQVDGVEVLRQIKENPELRKIPVIMLTTTDDPREVERCHAIGCASYIVKPVDYDKFAEAIKSLGLYISLVKVPEIDGNS from the coding sequence ATGAGTGAGGCTCGCGAAGTGGTGATTCTGATAGCTGAAGACGACGCCGGCCACGCGCGGTTGATTGAGAAAAATCTGACGCGTGGGGGCCTGCACAACAAGATCGAGCGCTTTGCCAATGGGCAAGCGGTATTGGACTTCCTGTTCCGGCGCGGGGCCGGGTCGCACCGGGCGCATGACACACCCTACCTCCTGCTGCTGGATATTCGCATGCCGCAGGTCGATGGAGTTGAGGTGCTGCGCCAGATCAAAGAGAACCCCGAACTGCGCAAAATCCCAGTCATCATGCTCACCACCACAGACGACCCGCGCGAGGTCGAACGTTGCCATGCCATCGGCTGCGCCAGTTATATCGTCAAGCCGGTCGATTATGATAAGTTCGCAGAAGCGATCAAAAGCCTGGGCCTGTACATCTCTCTGGTAAAAGTCCCGGAGATCGACGGCAACTCCTGA
- a CDS encoding sigma-70 family RNA polymerase sigma factor, translating into MTEPVRRKGPSEPESPAPAPVPEEMELVKRARKGDLGAYDDLVRRYQERIYATVYHMTSNHEDANDLAQEAFIKAFHALKSFKGGSSFYTWVYRIAVNKTINFLKQRKNRAQISLDDLDFNAEHDPDLMALISDKTPRREVNLIELQEKLNESMQKLSEPHRLVVTLHDVQGLSHEEIAEIMDCNIGTVRSRLFYARQQLQAYLSDYLK; encoded by the coding sequence GCCCGCACCTGTGCCCGAGGAGATGGAGTTGGTCAAACGGGCCCGCAAAGGGGATTTGGGCGCCTACGATGATTTGGTGCGACGCTACCAGGAACGCATCTACGCGACCGTTTACCACATGACCTCCAATCATGAGGATGCCAATGACCTGGCTCAAGAGGCCTTCATTAAGGCCTTCCACGCCCTCAAATCATTCAAAGGCGGCTCCAGCTTTTACACCTGGGTTTATCGCATTGCCGTTAATAAAACCATTAACTTCCTCAAACAACGCAAGAATAGAGCCCAAATTAGCCTCGATGATCTCGATTTCAATGCCGAACACGACCCAGACCTGATGGCCTTGATTTCCGACAAGACGCCGCGGCGCGAGGTGAATTTGATCGAATTGCAGGAAAAATTGAACGAGTCCATGCAGAAGCTGTCAGAACCTCATAGATTGGTTGTGACATTGCACGATGTGCAGGGTTTATCACATGAAGAGATTGCCGAAATTATGGACTGCAATATTGGAACCGTGCGGTCCCGGCTCTTTTACGCTCGCCAGCAACTCCAGGCATACTTGTCCGATTATTTGAAATGA